In Blastopirellula sp. J2-11, a single genomic region encodes these proteins:
- a CDS encoding TolC family protein → MLHRWTRWIIATLSCVALALNGCSLQCWRLYDCPDPPAYEEDLILKYAGRGLKIEDPAPNVCEDDSLPNVPVSPDAAVSGEVKYKNISLQEAVETALANSQVMKDLGGVLRSPAALATIYDPARTYTDGRFGEEAALSAFDASFGASAYFEQNDYGVNNVTVGQNGLFKQDYNNYEMSLQKKSVTGATFTLRNVTQYDNNNQEASFITNPFVFGQSWTNYAEAQWRQPLLQGAGVMYNRIAGPNGEPGFANGVLVARTRTDISLADFEIAVRNLVSDTENAYWDLYYAYRDLDAKVEARDNALRVWQNVQANAGQGRRTADQEGQAREQYYRFESEVINALHGRLTPRTQTNYGSNGGTFIQNGGVRVSERRLRVIMAVEINGQQLLRPDDDPPVAQVKFDWDAIALEAVARRPELRRQKWVIKQRELELIANKNFLKPQLDLVARYRLRGFGKDLWGYDQPQYDNAIQSMMDRDFQEYQMGVEFDMPIGFRRGHAAVRSSELALAREKAILREQENFIMYGLSNTYGEIERAHQVMEAQFNRREAAYAQQRAVEASHEAGFAPLDLLLEAQRRVIDANILFYQARVDYAQAIKNVHYEKGSLLEHNNVFLAEGPWPQKAYNDALQRDLNKRHALTNFVINDALIGRPKKVDFSLEPSKKPYKSTPIFEGPAFPETSEAETMPENPLRQEKNEMPSVQPASLSAPLREEGSAPVIEASSEGEIDFSGEAPTDSAFWISR, encoded by the coding sequence ATGCTGCATCGCTGGACACGATGGATCATCGCGACGCTCAGTTGCGTCGCGCTTGCGCTCAACGGTTGCTCGTTGCAGTGTTGGCGACTCTATGACTGTCCTGATCCTCCTGCTTACGAAGAGGACCTGATTCTGAAGTACGCAGGTCGCGGACTCAAGATTGAGGACCCTGCGCCCAACGTTTGTGAAGATGACAGTTTGCCCAACGTCCCGGTGTCGCCCGATGCGGCGGTTAGCGGGGAAGTGAAGTACAAGAACATCTCACTGCAGGAAGCGGTCGAAACGGCGCTGGCGAACTCGCAAGTCATGAAAGACCTGGGAGGCGTACTCCGCAGCCCCGCGGCGTTGGCCACGATCTACGATCCAGCCCGAACTTATACGGATGGTCGCTTTGGTGAAGAAGCGGCGTTGAGCGCCTTCGACGCCAGTTTTGGCGCCAGCGCTTATTTTGAACAAAACGACTACGGCGTGAACAACGTGACGGTCGGGCAGAACGGCCTGTTCAAGCAAGACTACAATAACTACGAGATGTCGCTGCAAAAGAAAAGCGTCACCGGCGCCACTTTCACTTTGCGGAACGTCACCCAGTACGACAATAACAATCAAGAAGCGTCGTTCATCACCAACCCATTCGTGTTTGGGCAGTCATGGACGAACTACGCCGAAGCACAATGGCGTCAACCGCTCTTGCAAGGCGCCGGCGTCATGTACAACCGGATCGCCGGTCCGAACGGCGAACCGGGTTTCGCCAACGGCGTACTAGTCGCTCGCACGCGTACCGACATCAGTTTGGCCGATTTTGAGATCGCCGTCCGCAATCTGGTTAGCGATACCGAAAACGCCTACTGGGATCTCTACTACGCGTATCGTGATCTCGACGCCAAAGTGGAAGCACGCGACAACGCGCTGCGCGTTTGGCAAAACGTTCAGGCCAACGCCGGACAAGGTCGCCGGACCGCAGACCAGGAAGGTCAGGCTCGCGAGCAATACTATCGCTTTGAGTCGGAAGTGATCAACGCGTTGCATGGTCGCTTGACTCCGCGGACGCAAACCAACTATGGCAGTAACGGCGGTACGTTCATTCAAAACGGCGGCGTGCGCGTTTCTGAACGCCGACTGCGAGTGATCATGGCGGTTGAGATCAACGGACAGCAACTGCTGCGTCCAGACGATGATCCTCCCGTAGCCCAGGTGAAGTTCGACTGGGACGCGATCGCGCTGGAAGCAGTCGCGCGTCGCCCGGAACTTCGCCGCCAAAAGTGGGTCATCAAACAGCGTGAGCTGGAGTTGATCGCGAACAAGAACTTCCTGAAGCCGCAATTGGACCTGGTCGCTCGCTATCGGCTACGCGGTTTCGGCAAAGACTTGTGGGGCTACGATCAGCCGCAATACGACAACGCAATCCAGAGCATGATGGATCGCGACTTCCAAGAGTATCAAATGGGGGTCGAGTTCGACATGCCGATCGGCTTTCGTCGAGGGCATGCGGCGGTGCGCAGCTCGGAGTTAGCGTTGGCCCGCGAAAAAGCGATTCTGCGCGAGCAGGAAAACTTCATCATGTACGGGCTGAGCAACACCTACGGCGAGATCGAACGCGCCCACCAGGTGATGGAAGCCCAGTTCAATCGGCGGGAAGCGGCCTATGCTCAGCAGCGTGCCGTCGAAGCTTCGCACGAAGCCGGCTTTGCTCCGCTCGACTTGCTGCTCGAAGCGCAGCGCCGCGTGATCGACGCCAACATCTTGTTTTATCAGGCCCGCGTCGACTACGCCCAAGCGATCAAGAATGTGCATTACGAGAAGGGCTCGCTGCTAGAGCACAACAACGTCTTCTTGGCGGAAGGGCCTTGGCCGCAAAAAGCGTACAACGACGCTTTGCAACGTGACTTGAACAAGCGGCATGCGTTGACCAATTTTGTGATCAACGACGCATTGATCGGGCGACCGAAAAAGGTCGACTTCTCGCTCGAGCCGTCGAAGAAGCCGTATAAGTCGACGCCGATCTTTGAAGGCCCAGCCTTTCCAGAGACTTCGGAAGCGGAAACGATGCCGGAGAATCCGCTTCGACAAGAGAAAAACGAGATGCCGAGCGTGCAACCTGCTTCGCTGAGCGCTCCTCTGCGAGAAGAAGGCTCGGCGCCGGTAATCGAAGCGTCAAGCGAGGGGGAAATCGACTTCAGCGGCGAAGCGCCGACCGATTCGGCCTTCTGGATTTCTCGCTAA
- a CDS encoding GNAT family N-acetyltransferase → MPIYQLEPDLTVPEFQDLLERSTLAERRQIDDPVLLEGMLRGADVIVAAREGDLLVGVSRAISDFHYCTYLADLAVDVAYQRQGIGKQLIQQTHEAAGPKTMLILLSAPKAADFYPHIGMAQHPSCWIQMGE, encoded by the coding sequence ATGCCGATCTATCAACTTGAACCGGACCTGACCGTCCCCGAATTTCAAGATTTGCTCGAGCGTTCCACTCTGGCCGAGCGTCGTCAGATCGATGATCCGGTATTGCTGGAAGGGATGTTGCGCGGCGCTGACGTGATTGTGGCGGCTCGCGAGGGGGATTTGCTGGTCGGCGTTTCCCGAGCGATCAGTGATTTCCACTATTGCACCTATCTGGCCGATCTGGCGGTCGACGTCGCCTATCAAAGGCAAGGGATCGGCAAGCAACTGATCCAGCAAACGCACGAAGCGGCAGGTCCGAAAACGATGCTCATCTTGCTGTCGGCGCCGAAAGCGGCCGACTTTTATCCCCACATCGGCATGGCGCAGCATCCGTCTTGCTGGATTCAAATGGGAGAATGA
- a CDS encoding type II toxin-antitoxin system HicB family antitoxin yields MRQVLLYADAEDEGWIAEVPSLPDCITQGETKEEAIIHVRDAIVTWIDGIPTDSWDVQVCFVF; encoded by the coding sequence ATGCGACAAGTTCTACTCTACGCCGATGCGGAAGATGAGGGCTGGATCGCCGAAGTTCCCAGTTTGCCCGACTGCATTACCCAAGGAGAGACGAAGGAAGAAGCGATCATCCATGTCCGCGATGCGATTGTGACCTGGATTGATGGGATACCGACGGATTCGTGGGATGTTCAGGTTTGCTTCGTTTTCTAG
- the tssH gene encoding type VI secretion system ATPase TssH produces the protein MPLSARQPFIRTAKAALMSGLNLKSLVGKLNPVCRGALESAAGLCLSRTNYNIEVEHWLTKILEAPFTDLEAILKYYEIDRSQFTSELTKAIDRFKTGNGRPPSIAPAIVDLAREAWLLASIEYGEPEVRTGHILLALLSDENSSRSIVGSSSALGKISVESLKRELPSVTAETDEATKKPESKEGAATGKPGKPSKTPSLDQFTVDLTERAKSGAIDPVLGRDDEIRQIVDILCRRRQNNPILTGEAGVGKTAVVEGFALRIAAGDVPEVLANVSIRTLDLALLQAGAGVKGEFENRLKSVIEEVKSSPKPIILFIDEAHTMIGAGGQAGQGDAANLLKPALARGELRTIAATTWAEYKKYFERDAALARRFQVVKVEEPSEPKCMDMMRGLVATLEKHHSVRILNEGVEAAVKLSNRYIAGRQLPDKAVSLLDTTCARIGLSQNSTPPEIEDAHRHIEQLTTEIVILEREMAAGADDHTTTIADLEATRNVETERLAKLNERWANEKELVFKIRDLQKQLIEDDALRGAPVKEGEEPPVLLTDDDRSEIRTQIQATHAELETAQGEDPLVHVCCDSAAVAETVAAWTGIPVGRMVSNEIKTVMNLQDLMEEAVVGQTHAMLQIAESIRTSRAHLDDPSRPIGTFLLAGTSGVGKTETALTLANLLYGGEQNLTVINMSEFKEEHKVSLLMGSPPGYVGYGEGGVLTEAVRRKPYSVILLDEMEKAHPGVQDIFYQVFDKGHMKDGEGRDIDFKNTVIIMTSNAGTDLIMHMCRDPQQQPSPTALGEALHEELLKTFKPAFLGRVDVIPYFPLADDVMKKIVRLKLKKVGKRVKENYNAAFEYTDQLVDAIAARCTEVDTGARNVDKILTRTLLPELSSEFLSRMADGGEIGGVNVTVNETGDFAYEIL, from the coding sequence ATGCCGCTGTCAGCCCGCCAACCATTCATCCGTACCGCGAAAGCCGCCCTGATGTCCGGACTCAATCTGAAATCACTCGTCGGCAAACTGAATCCCGTCTGCCGAGGCGCTCTCGAATCTGCTGCGGGGCTCTGCCTGTCGCGCACCAACTACAACATCGAGGTCGAACATTGGCTCACCAAGATCTTGGAAGCGCCGTTCACCGACCTGGAAGCGATCCTCAAGTACTACGAAATCGACCGCTCCCAGTTCACCTCAGAACTGACAAAAGCGATCGATCGCTTCAAAACCGGCAACGGCCGCCCGCCGAGCATCGCGCCGGCGATCGTCGATCTGGCTCGCGAAGCTTGGCTGCTGGCTTCGATCGAGTATGGCGAACCCGAAGTACGCACCGGCCACATCTTGCTGGCGTTGCTGAGTGACGAAAATTCGTCGCGGTCAATCGTCGGAAGTTCGTCGGCGCTCGGCAAGATCTCGGTCGAATCGCTCAAACGCGAACTTCCCAGCGTCACCGCCGAAACGGACGAAGCGACCAAAAAGCCCGAATCCAAAGAAGGCGCAGCGACCGGCAAACCAGGCAAACCCTCCAAAACGCCGTCCCTCGATCAATTTACGGTCGACCTGACCGAGCGAGCCAAAAGCGGCGCAATTGATCCCGTCCTTGGCCGTGATGACGAAATCCGCCAGATCGTCGACATCCTCTGTCGCCGTCGTCAAAACAATCCCATCCTTACCGGCGAGGCCGGCGTTGGCAAAACGGCGGTCGTCGAAGGTTTCGCGCTGCGTATCGCCGCCGGCGATGTGCCCGAAGTATTGGCCAACGTTTCGATCCGCACGCTTGATCTCGCCCTGTTGCAAGCAGGCGCCGGAGTCAAAGGGGAATTTGAAAACCGCTTGAAGTCGGTCATCGAAGAAGTCAAAAGCTCGCCCAAGCCGATCATTCTGTTTATCGACGAAGCCCACACCATGATCGGCGCCGGCGGTCAGGCAGGCCAAGGAGACGCCGCCAACTTGCTGAAGCCGGCGCTCGCTCGCGGCGAACTACGCACGATCGCCGCGACCACTTGGGCCGAATACAAGAAGTATTTTGAACGCGACGCCGCCCTCGCGCGACGTTTTCAAGTCGTGAAGGTCGAAGAGCCAAGCGAACCCAAGTGCATGGACATGATGCGTGGGCTGGTCGCGACGCTTGAAAAGCATCACTCGGTCCGCATCTTGAATGAAGGGGTCGAAGCCGCGGTCAAACTATCGAATCGCTACATCGCCGGTCGGCAGCTTCCGGACAAAGCGGTCAGTTTGCTCGATACGACCTGTGCCCGGATCGGACTGAGCCAGAACTCAACGCCTCCAGAGATCGAAGACGCGCATCGCCACATCGAACAACTGACAACCGAGATCGTCATTCTCGAACGAGAAATGGCGGCCGGCGCCGACGATCACACCACTACGATCGCCGATCTGGAAGCGACTCGCAATGTTGAGACCGAACGACTCGCCAAGCTCAACGAGCGGTGGGCGAATGAAAAAGAGCTGGTCTTTAAGATTCGCGACCTGCAAAAACAACTGATCGAAGACGACGCACTGCGGGGCGCCCCCGTCAAAGAAGGGGAAGAACCGCCGGTTCTGTTGACCGACGACGACCGGAGCGAGATTCGGACCCAGATCCAAGCGACGCACGCCGAGTTGGAAACCGCTCAAGGCGAAGATCCGCTCGTCCACGTTTGCTGCGATTCGGCCGCTGTCGCGGAAACGGTCGCCGCGTGGACCGGCATTCCGGTCGGCCGCATGGTCTCGAACGAGATCAAAACGGTGATGAACCTCCAAGACCTGATGGAAGAAGCGGTGGTTGGCCAAACGCACGCAATGCTGCAAATCGCCGAAAGCATTCGGACGTCGCGGGCTCACTTGGATGACCCGAGTCGCCCGATCGGCACGTTTTTGCTGGCCGGCACCAGCGGCGTCGGCAAGACCGAAACGGCGCTGACCTTAGCCAACTTGTTGTACGGCGGCGAACAGAATCTGACCGTCATCAACATGTCGGAATTCAAGGAAGAGCACAAAGTTTCGCTACTGATGGGGTCGCCTCCCGGCTATGTCGGTTACGGCGAAGGGGGCGTGCTGACCGAAGCGGTTCGTCGCAAGCCGTACAGCGTGATCTTGCTGGACGAAATGGAGAAGGCGCACCCCGGCGTGCAAGACATCTTCTACCAAGTCTTTGACAAAGGTCACATGAAGGATGGCGAAGGACGCGACATCGACTTTAAAAACACCGTCATCATCATGACGTCCAACGCCGGCACCGACCTGATCATGCACATGTGCCGCGACCCGCAGCAACAACCGAGCCCGACGGCATTGGGCGAAGCGCTGCACGAAGAGTTGCTAAAGACGTTCAAACCGGCGTTTCTTGGTCGCGTCGATGTGATTCCCTACTTCCCCTTGGCCGACGACGTGATGAAGAAGATCGTCCGCCTGAAGCTGAAAAAAGTGGGCAAGCGGGTCAAAGAAAACTACAACGCCGCCTTCGAGTACACCGACCAACTGGTCGACGCGATCGCCGCGCGCTGCACAGAAGTTGACACCGGCGCTCGTAACGTCGACAAGATTCTGACCCGCACGCTGCTGCCGGAACTTTCGTCCGAGTTCCTTTCGCGGATGGCTGACGGGGGAGAGATCGGCGGCGTGAATGTCACCGTCAACGAAACAGGCGACTTCGCTTACGAGATTTTGTAA
- a CDS encoding GAF domain-containing protein, giving the protein MNILERVDRSDLPPAQVDLYHATDAQRGSPPHKEAPVWVGSPTDTPLFSPTMSSETPISVRTAEDARRQLDSLLDELADLAEGSSAPEDFWPELLSRLVFAASAQGAAIWQWGGSRRLQPLFEQGFDKVYPGQPRDVAIDIDACSLEAALRKPKASTIVSGGQADGPARLMLVAPLTTAARATGLLVLYQPADLPSVTQNGQLRLLDAFGEIAVHFQERRLLADFSGAEQNWKNQLHFARDVHRELDVKRTCYRIANDGRHALDADRVSVAEWDGPSAHVQAISGVDVLNRRAAVVRKLERLATAVAKQRQPVIFRGDRENLPPQIEEALVDYLEESPARLLIAVPLVREAEEATEEPWTSNDGILVGVMIVEQLESTEVERLLARTRSLAESATLALDNAQRYERLPLRGVMQLIGTTLAQFGWRKLSRTMRYVLPVLLALLATWWIPAPFEIDVRGQLQPEIQRQLFAPLDGYVDEILVKHGEMVAAGQVVAQLRSPDLELKQTEAAGLLSAAQSELDAVRVERTQNVRRDDDRRDSRSADRDKLSADEIRLTRRIANLQEQLLLLEAQGRALMLVAPVAGQILSWDIEETLQARPVSRGDSLLKVAEVDGPWILKLEAADRRTKHILNAQAAADAPLPITFHLVSEPGVKHPATLAEISQVIEVGTETDEPAAMLTAHFDKSEVDFLRPGVTVSGRVNCGTRSLAYVWTHELFDAVRRRLFW; this is encoded by the coding sequence GTGAATATATTGGAACGTGTCGATCGCTCTGATTTGCCCCCAGCGCAGGTCGACCTTTATCATGCAACGGATGCGCAGCGAGGATCGCCGCCGCACAAAGAGGCCCCGGTCTGGGTAGGAAGTCCAACCGACACGCCGCTCTTTAGTCCGACTATGTCTTCCGAGACTCCTATTTCCGTTCGAACGGCAGAAGATGCTCGCCGGCAACTTGATTCGTTGTTAGACGAACTGGCTGATCTGGCTGAGGGATCCTCTGCGCCGGAAGATTTCTGGCCAGAACTCTTGTCGAGGTTAGTCTTCGCTGCTTCCGCCCAAGGCGCCGCTATCTGGCAATGGGGAGGATCACGGCGATTGCAGCCGCTGTTTGAACAAGGCTTCGACAAGGTCTATCCCGGTCAACCACGCGATGTGGCGATCGATATCGACGCTTGCTCGCTGGAAGCGGCTCTGCGCAAGCCGAAAGCGTCGACCATTGTCAGCGGTGGTCAGGCAGACGGTCCCGCCCGCTTAATGTTGGTCGCTCCCTTGACGACCGCCGCTCGAGCAACCGGTTTGCTGGTGCTGTACCAACCGGCCGATCTGCCGTCGGTGACGCAAAACGGTCAGTTGCGCCTGTTAGACGCGTTTGGCGAAATCGCGGTCCACTTCCAAGAGCGGCGTTTGCTGGCCGACTTTTCAGGCGCCGAACAAAACTGGAAGAATCAGCTTCACTTTGCCCGCGACGTTCATCGCGAACTCGACGTAAAACGGACTTGTTACCGCATCGCCAATGACGGGCGGCATGCGCTCGACGCCGATCGGGTCAGCGTCGCCGAGTGGGATGGACCGTCCGCTCATGTCCAGGCGATCAGCGGAGTTGACGTCCTGAACCGCCGCGCCGCGGTCGTACGCAAGCTTGAACGCTTGGCGACCGCCGTCGCCAAACAGAGACAACCGGTGATCTTTCGCGGTGATCGAGAAAATCTGCCGCCGCAAATCGAAGAGGCGCTGGTTGACTACTTAGAAGAGTCGCCGGCTCGACTGTTGATCGCCGTGCCGCTCGTGCGTGAAGCGGAGGAAGCTACCGAAGAACCTTGGACATCGAATGACGGAATTCTGGTCGGCGTGATGATTGTCGAGCAATTGGAATCGACCGAAGTCGAACGTCTGCTCGCCCGCACGCGCAGTCTGGCCGAGTCGGCGACTTTGGCCCTCGACAACGCGCAGCGTTACGAGCGACTTCCGCTCCGCGGCGTCATGCAACTGATCGGTACGACGCTCGCCCAGTTCGGTTGGCGCAAGCTATCGCGCACGATGCGCTACGTTCTGCCGGTGCTGTTGGCGTTGCTGGCGACCTGGTGGATTCCGGCGCCGTTTGAAATCGACGTTCGCGGGCAACTGCAACCGGAGATCCAGCGCCAACTGTTCGCTCCGCTCGATGGCTATGTCGATGAGATTTTGGTGAAACATGGCGAGATGGTCGCCGCCGGCCAGGTGGTCGCGCAGTTGCGTTCGCCTGACTTGGAACTGAAACAAACCGAAGCAGCGGGCCTGCTGTCGGCCGCTCAGTCTGAACTAGATGCGGTGCGCGTCGAACGAACGCAAAACGTTCGTCGCGATGATGATCGTCGCGACAGTCGCAGCGCTGATCGCGACAAGCTATCGGCCGACGAAATTCGCCTGACTCGGCGGATCGCGAACTTGCAGGAGCAACTGCTGCTGCTGGAAGCACAAGGGAGAGCGTTGATGCTGGTCGCTCCAGTCGCCGGCCAAATCTTAAGCTGGGATATCGAAGAGACGTTGCAAGCTCGGCCGGTTTCCCGAGGTGACTCGCTGCTGAAAGTTGCCGAAGTCGATGGCCCCTGGATTCTGAAATTAGAAGCAGCCGATCGCCGCACCAAACATATTCTGAACGCTCAGGCCGCCGCCGACGCTCCATTGCCGATCACGTTTCACTTAGTCAGTGAGCCCGGCGTCAAGCATCCCGCGACGCTAGCCGAGATTTCGCAGGTCATCGAAGTGGGAACCGAAACCGACGAGCCGGCGGCGATGCTAACGGCGCACTTCGACAAATCGGAAGTCGACTTTCTACGGCCCGGGGTGACGGTTTCAGGACGCGTTAACTGCGGCACGCGCAGTCTGGCTTATGTCTGGACGCATGAACTGTTCGATGCGGTTCGCCGCCGCCTTTTCTGGTAA
- a CDS encoding efflux RND transporter periplasmic adaptor subunit: MMKRLFPITFCLAALTVSSADADDIPVSSTLLKIIETVEVPAQQPGALEKVNVREGTLVDRGEVIANIAATEMELELSVKRSEHAIAQREATNDVNIRFSRKSLEVSQAELQRALDAIATFPNAVTDTELDRLRLLVEKNRLEIEQSSEQQEIAKLTAGLKSAEAEITAAKLAKHQIVAPIEGMVVRVFRRVGEWVDIADPVVKIVRIDRLRAEGFVRSEEAALGLQGRTATVRVTLPHSDELVAPGKVTFVDPEVDPVSGDVRVWVEIENADLKLRPGLRVEMSISNAAMTDNTDDQAAEEVTVGS, translated from the coding sequence ATGATGAAGCGATTATTCCCGATCACGTTCTGTCTGGCGGCGCTGACCGTTTCGTCGGCAGACGCAGACGACATTCCGGTTAGCTCGACGCTGCTCAAAATTATTGAGACGGTCGAAGTGCCTGCTCAGCAACCTGGCGCGCTGGAGAAAGTCAACGTCCGCGAAGGCACGCTCGTCGACCGAGGAGAGGTGATCGCCAATATCGCCGCCACCGAGATGGAGTTGGAACTGAGCGTCAAGCGGTCCGAACACGCGATCGCCCAGCGAGAAGCGACGAACGACGTCAATATTCGCTTTTCTCGCAAATCCTTGGAAGTTTCCCAGGCCGAGTTGCAACGAGCGCTCGACGCGATCGCGACCTTTCCGAACGCCGTTACCGATACTGAACTCGACCGCTTGCGACTGTTGGTCGAGAAGAATCGCCTGGAGATTGAACAGTCGAGCGAGCAGCAGGAGATCGCCAAGCTGACCGCTGGTTTGAAGTCGGCCGAAGCGGAGATTACTGCGGCGAAATTGGCCAAGCATCAGATCGTTGCGCCGATCGAAGGGATGGTCGTGCGCGTTTTTCGTCGCGTCGGCGAATGGGTCGACATCGCCGATCCTGTCGTCAAGATCGTGCGGATCGATCGACTGCGAGCCGAAGGTTTTGTGCGGAGTGAAGAAGCGGCGCTGGGGTTGCAAGGTCGCACGGCGACCGTTCGCGTGACGCTGCCGCATAGCGACGAGTTGGTCGCGCCGGGCAAAGTGACCTTTGTCGATCCCGAAGTCGATCCTGTTAGCGGCGACGTACGCGTTTGGGTTGAGATCGAGAACGCCGACCTGAAACTTCGTCCTGGTTTGCGAGTCGAGATGTCCATTTCCAACGCGGCGATGACTGACAACACAGACGATCAAGCGGCCGAAGAGGTCACAGTGGGAAGCTAA
- a CDS encoding HlyD family efflux transporter periplasmic adaptor subunit translates to MTASLQVRIRPDLKIVRQQGTIEPRFVVKDPVSLRYFYFGEHEMFIMRRLNGQMSVAEIQTAYQEEYAPLKIRPIEITSFCHSLHSRGLAIGGVTGESQQLLQRADQQRLWRWSTAPLSILSIRLPGVDPDAVLTAIAPYFAWLFQRATVALVLAFASVLMLLGLLHAEQILDRMPSAQSLLQGQNLLWMAIALALVKILHELGHALACKHFGGECHQIGVMLLAFIPCLYCDVSDSWLLPERKKRMFVSAAGMYVELIVASLCAVLWCFSEPGMAQSICMSVMLIASVSTVLVNGNPLMRYDGYYLFADWIDVPNLSQQASEALRRPLVHFFTRRATSEIRLDASSAFLRTYAVLALAYRTMVIGVLLWFVYKMLKANDLAPLGDGVVMLVLAGLLLQPAIGFARWWKRPMAKRELRGKRLAAAVIVVSILLLGMLQIPWAARVQTPILAQLADSQTIYVPVEGRIESTVAAGERVVAGAALAKLMNEEIELRRVELTGDLDEQRQHVENLRRQLNNDPTAAAQIPAAEAVLTDLGRQLDVVNRDVERLTIRAPSDGIVFPPPLREEKRGSDRQLSSWSGTPLDLTNRGALLLRGEPLAIVAATNRIEAQLLVHQRDVDLVAPGDEVELLFDGLSGNTIRGRIVEISRAELLAAPRNLAQGAEVLIEQGESGEMALVERTYQATVELDSLPATLLPGTRGKAIVLGRSLTLGERISRWISGNFRFEL, encoded by the coding sequence GTGACCGCATCGCTGCAAGTTCGTATTCGTCCCGATCTAAAGATCGTTCGCCAACAGGGGACGATAGAGCCGCGGTTCGTGGTAAAGGACCCGGTATCGCTTCGCTATTTCTACTTTGGCGAACACGAGATGTTCATCATGCGGCGTCTGAATGGTCAGATGTCGGTCGCCGAAATTCAAACGGCGTACCAGGAAGAATACGCACCGCTCAAGATTCGTCCGATCGAGATTACATCGTTCTGTCATTCGCTGCATTCGCGTGGATTGGCGATCGGCGGCGTGACCGGCGAGTCGCAGCAACTGTTGCAGCGAGCCGATCAGCAGCGACTGTGGCGCTGGTCGACGGCGCCGCTCTCGATTCTCTCGATTCGTTTGCCAGGCGTCGATCCCGATGCAGTGCTGACGGCGATCGCTCCCTATTTTGCGTGGCTCTTTCAGCGAGCGACGGTCGCGTTGGTCTTGGCCTTCGCGAGCGTGCTGATGTTGCTGGGCCTGTTGCACGCCGAGCAGATCCTCGACCGGATGCCGAGTGCGCAATCGTTGTTGCAGGGGCAAAATCTGCTCTGGATGGCGATCGCGCTGGCGCTGGTCAAGATCTTGCATGAACTGGGGCACGCGCTGGCCTGTAAGCATTTTGGCGGCGAGTGCCATCAGATCGGCGTCATGCTGTTGGCGTTTATCCCTTGTTTGTACTGCGATGTTTCGGATTCTTGGCTGCTGCCAGAACGAAAAAAGCGGATGTTCGTCTCAGCGGCGGGAATGTACGTCGAGCTAATCGTCGCGTCGCTCTGTGCGGTGCTGTGGTGCTTTAGCGAGCCGGGGATGGCGCAGTCGATCTGCATGAGCGTGATGTTGATCGCCAGCGTCAGTACGGTGCTGGTCAACGGCAATCCGCTGATGCGATACGATGGGTACTATTTGTTCGCCGATTGGATCGACGTGCCAAATCTGTCGCAACAAGCGAGCGAAGCGTTGCGGCGCCCGCTGGTCCATTTTTTCACGCGCCGGGCGACGAGTGAAATCCGACTCGACGCAAGTTCCGCATTTCTGCGAACCTATGCGGTGCTGGCGCTCGCCTATCGGACGATGGTGATTGGGGTTCTGCTCTGGTTCGTCTATAAGATGTTAAAAGCGAACGACCTGGCGCCGCTGGGCGATGGGGTCGTGATGTTGGTGCTCGCTGGGTTGCTGTTGCAGCCAGCAATTGGCTTTGCGAGGTGGTGGAAACGTCCGATGGCGAAGCGCGAACTACGAGGCAAACGTTTGGCGGCGGCGGTGATCGTCGTCAGCATCTTGTTGCTGGGAATGCTGCAAATACCGTGGGCGGCTCGCGTGCAAACGCCGATCCTGGCGCAATTGGCCGATTCGCAAACGATTTATGTTCCGGTCGAAGGACGCATCGAGTCGACGGTCGCAGCGGGAGAAAGAGTTGTCGCCGGCGCGGCGCTGGCCAAACTGATGAACGAGGAGATCGAGCTGCGGCGCGTCGAGTTGACCGGCGATCTGGACGAACAACGACAGCATGTCGAAAACCTGCGTCGGCAGTTGAATAATGATCCGACCGCCGCCGCGCAAATTCCCGCAGCCGAAGCGGTGCTAACCGATCTAGGGCGGCAATTGGATGTAGTGAATCGAGACGTCGAGCGGCTGACCATTCGAGCGCCCAGCGATGGGATCGTCTTTCCTCCTCCGTTGCGCGAAGAAAAACGAGGTAGCGATCGTCAGCTCTCCTCCTGGAGTGGGACGCCGTTGGATCTGACGAATCGCGGTGCGCTGCTCCTCCGTGGGGAACCGCTGGCGATCGTCGCCGCGACTAATCGGATCGAGGCGCAACTGCTCGTCCATCAGCGAGATGTCGATCTGGTCGCCCCAGGGGACGAGGTCGAACTGCTGTTTGACGGGCTATCGGGCAATACGATCCGCGGACGAATCGTCGAGATCTCGCGTGCCGAACTTCTCGCCGCTCCGCGCAATCTGGCCCAAGGCGCCGAAGTGCTGATCGAACAGGGAGAGTCCGGCGAAATGGCGCTGGTCGAGCGAACCTATCAAGCGACGGTCGAATTGGATTCGTTGCCGGCGACGCTGTTGCCGGGTACGCGCGGCAAAGCGATCGTGCTGGGACGCTCGCTCACCTTGGGAGAGCGAATCTCTCGCTGGATCAGCGGCAATTTTCGTTTTGAATTGTAA